In one Erythrobacteraceae bacterium WH01K genomic region, the following are encoded:
- the metC gene encoding cystathionine beta-lyase: protein MATRLVEGGRRPEWTKPVVNPPVWRGSTHLFENDRARKLAGGRIGDGQFFYGRHGSPTQWALSEALTEIEPGAAGTVLYPSGVAAIAGALLAVLRPGDVLLVTDNAYDPSRAMATGLLADFGIEHRFFDPLDTDGFAQHICERTKAVLFECPGSLTMEVCDVPALAEIAHEQGLVTLIDNTWASPLGFPALERGCDISIMSLTKHVGGHSDLLMGSASAGPALYPKLKHRAQTMGQVVSPDDAALALRGLRTMKVRLEQSTKTALELAAWLRRRSEVAHVLCPPLEGSPGHETWARDFTGACGLFSCILKGRTARQRAAFVDSLEHFGIGYSWGGFESLALPFDPDSIRTSSTWPPAEWGAGEWLGVRLSIGLEDADDLIADCDQAFAAMDKE from the coding sequence GTGGCGACCCGACTTGTCGAGGGCGGGCGGCGTCCCGAATGGACGAAGCCGGTCGTGAACCCGCCCGTCTGGCGCGGCTCTACCCACCTGTTCGAAAACGACCGCGCGCGAAAACTCGCCGGCGGCCGGATCGGCGACGGCCAGTTCTTCTACGGCCGCCATGGATCGCCGACGCAGTGGGCCCTGTCGGAGGCGCTGACCGAAATCGAGCCGGGCGCCGCGGGTACCGTCCTCTACCCCAGCGGCGTCGCTGCCATTGCCGGGGCGCTGCTGGCCGTCCTGCGCCCGGGAGACGTGCTGCTGGTAACGGACAATGCCTACGATCCCAGCCGCGCCATGGCGACGGGACTGCTGGCCGATTTCGGGATCGAACACCGGTTCTTCGATCCGCTCGACACCGATGGTTTCGCGCAGCACATCTGCGAACGGACAAAGGCGGTCCTGTTCGAATGTCCCGGCAGCCTGACGATGGAAGTCTGCGATGTCCCCGCGCTCGCCGAGATCGCGCACGAGCAGGGCCTCGTCACCCTGATCGACAATACCTGGGCTTCCCCCCTGGGATTTCCCGCGCTGGAACGGGGGTGCGACATTTCGATCATGTCCCTGACGAAGCATGTGGGCGGCCATTCCGACCTGCTGATGGGATCGGCCAGCGCCGGGCCGGCGCTCTATCCCAAGCTCAAGCATCGTGCCCAGACGATGGGCCAGGTCGTCTCGCCCGACGACGCCGCGCTCGCGCTGCGGGGCCTCAGGACGATGAAAGTCAGGCTGGAGCAGAGCACGAAAACGGCGCTGGAGCTGGCCGCATGGCTGCGCCGGAGGTCGGAGGTGGCCCACGTCCTTTGTCCGCCGCTCGAAGGGTCGCCGGGGCACGAGACCTGGGCGCGCGACTTTACCGGTGCGTGCGGCCTGTTCAGCTGCATCCTGAAAGGCCGCACCGCGCGCCAGCGCGCCGCCTTCGTCGACAGTCTCGAACATTTCGGCATCGGCTATAGCTGGGGCGGGTTCGAAAGCCTTGCCCTGCCCTTCGACCCGGATAGCATCCGGACATCCAGCACCTGGCCACCCGCCGAATGGGGGGCTGGCGAGTGGCTGGGCGTTCGCCTATCCATCGGTCTCGAAGATGCAGACGACCTGATTGCCGATTGCGATCAGGCCTTTGCCGCGATGGACAAAGAATGA
- a CDS encoding nitrite/sulfite reductase, whose amino-acid sequence MYQYDSYDQQMVDARVAEFRDQCERRLSGKLSEDQFKPLRLMNGLYLQLHAYMLRVAIPYGTLSGAQMHALADIADKYDRGYGHFTTRQNIQYNWIKLEDAGDILADLAKVEMHAIQTSGNCIRNISSDHFAGAAADELVDPRPYAELLRQWSSFHPEFMYLPRKFKIAVIASDTDRAVMRLHDIGINIVEQDGELGAAFYVGGGMGRTPMIAPCIRDFVPLDQLVTYAEACLRVYNRHGRRDNKYKARIKILVHELGAEEYTRQVEEEFARLLDSGVEPPFAELERIRGFFADPAFEDGPKSVDRSDPDFALWVERNTVRHKHDSYVSAVISLKPVGGIPGDATAAQMHLIADLATRYSFDECRVMHTQNVVLPHVRIADLHALWSELNEAGLGEPNLDQVDDIIACPGLDYCSLANARSIPIAQKISERFVANGKRDALGELKLKISGCINACGHHHAGHIGILGVDKKGVENYQLLLGGSEAEDVSLAKITGPGFDEAGIVDAVETAADVYLREKTDGERFLDTYRRIGMTPFKEALYG is encoded by the coding sequence ATGTACCAATACGATTCCTACGACCAACAAATGGTCGATGCCCGCGTCGCGGAGTTCCGCGACCAGTGCGAACGCCGCCTGTCGGGCAAGCTGAGCGAAGACCAGTTCAAGCCGCTTCGGCTGATGAACGGCCTCTATCTCCAGCTTCACGCTTATATGCTGCGCGTCGCCATTCCTTATGGCACGCTGTCGGGTGCGCAGATGCATGCGCTGGCCGATATCGCGGACAAATATGATCGCGGCTATGGCCACTTCACCACGCGCCAGAACATCCAGTACAACTGGATCAAGCTGGAAGATGCAGGCGACATCCTGGCCGATCTGGCCAAGGTCGAGATGCATGCCATCCAGACCAGCGGCAACTGTATTCGCAATATCAGCTCCGACCATTTCGCCGGTGCTGCGGCGGATGAGCTTGTCGATCCGAGGCCGTACGCCGAATTGCTGCGGCAATGGTCGAGCTTCCACCCGGAATTCATGTACCTGCCGCGCAAGTTCAAGATCGCGGTGATTGCCAGCGACACCGACCGTGCCGTGATGCGCCTGCACGATATCGGGATCAATATCGTCGAGCAGGACGGCGAGCTTGGCGCGGCCTTCTATGTCGGTGGCGGCATGGGCCGCACGCCGATGATCGCGCCATGCATCCGCGACTTCGTGCCGCTTGACCAGCTCGTCACCTATGCCGAGGCGTGCCTTCGCGTCTACAACCGCCATGGCCGGCGCGACAACAAGTACAAGGCGCGGATCAAGATCCTCGTCCACGAACTGGGCGCGGAGGAATATACCCGCCAGGTCGAGGAGGAATTTGCCCGCCTGCTGGATAGCGGCGTCGAACCGCCTTTCGCCGAATTGGAGCGGATCAGGGGCTTCTTTGCCGATCCTGCTTTCGAGGACGGTCCCAAGAGCGTCGACCGCTCCGACCCCGACTTCGCCCTGTGGGTGGAACGCAACACGGTGCGCCACAAGCATGACAGCTATGTCAGCGCGGTCATCAGCCTGAAGCCGGTGGGCGGCATTCCGGGCGATGCCACCGCAGCGCAAATGCACCTGATTGCCGATCTCGCCACGCGCTATTCCTTCGACGAATGCCGCGTAATGCACACGCAGAACGTGGTTCTGCCGCATGTCCGGATCGCGGACCTCCATGCCCTGTGGAGCGAGCTGAACGAAGCCGGCCTCGGCGAGCCCAATCTCGACCAGGTGGACGATATCATCGCCTGCCCCGGCCTCGATTATTGCAGCCTCGCCAATGCCCGCTCGATCCCCATCGCGCAGAAGATTTCCGAACGCTTCGTCGCCAACGGAAAACGCGATGCGCTGGGCGAACTGAAGCTGAAGATTTCGGGCTGCATCAATGCCTGCGGCCATCACCATGCAGGCCATATCGGCATCCTCGGCGTCGACAAGAAAGGCGTCGAGAATTACCAGCTTCTGCTTGGCGGCAGCGAGGCGGAGGATGTCAGCCTCGCCAAGATTACCGGCCCCGGTTTCGACGAAGCCGGCATTGTCGACGCGGTCGAAACCGCAGCCGATGTCTATTTGCGCGAGAAGACGGACGGGGAACGCTTCCTCGATACCTATCGCCGTATCGGCATGACCCCGTTCAAGGAGGCGCTTTATGGCTGA
- a CDS encoding phosphoadenylyl-sulfate reductase, with protein sequence MNEVRSIDCIDTGPRFTDADAIRLNRMFRGSDTQEMLAGVLDGDLAGEVAAVSSFGAESAVLLHLIAQVRPHIPVLFLETGKHFPETLAYRDALVERLGLTNLVNLTPDADALAQKDENGLRWSYDPDGCCDLRKVQPLAAAMQRYDASFTGRKAFQNSARAELPRFEIDSSDAAGRLKINPLIDWTQDDIDGWFEEHDLPRHPLVAQGYPSIGCSPCTHKVAAGEDPRSGRWKGWDKTECGIHLPGSDDTPDDLPPGYDPAF encoded by the coding sequence ATGAATGAAGTGCGCTCCATAGACTGCATCGACACTGGCCCCCGCTTCACCGATGCCGACGCCATTCGCCTGAACCGGATGTTCCGCGGATCGGACACGCAGGAAATGCTGGCCGGGGTGCTGGACGGTGATCTGGCAGGCGAAGTCGCCGCCGTGTCCAGTTTCGGCGCGGAGAGCGCCGTGCTGCTGCACCTGATCGCGCAGGTCCGGCCCCATATTCCGGTCCTCTTCCTGGAAACGGGCAAGCACTTCCCCGAAACGCTTGCCTACCGCGACGCGCTGGTGGAGCGGCTGGGCCTGACCAATCTCGTGAACCTGACACCCGACGCCGATGCGCTGGCGCAGAAGGACGAGAACGGCCTTCGTTGGTCCTACGATCCCGACGGCTGCTGCGACCTGCGCAAGGTACAGCCGCTGGCCGCGGCCATGCAGCGCTACGACGCCAGTTTCACGGGCCGCAAGGCGTTCCAGAACAGCGCCCGGGCAGAGCTTCCCCGGTTCGAGATCGACAGCAGCGACGCTGCCGGACGGCTCAAGATCAATCCGCTGATCGACTGGACGCAGGACGATATCGACGGCTGGTTCGAGGAACACGACCTGCCCCGCCATCCGCTGGTCGCGCAGGGCTATCCCTCGATCGGGTGTTCCCCCTGCACGCACAAGGTCGCCGCCGGCGAGGACCCGCGCTCGGGCCGCTGGAAGGGGTGGGACAAGACCGAATGCGGTATCCACCTGCCCGGCAGCGACGACACGCCGGACGATCTGCCGCCGGGCTACGATCCCGCGTTCTGA
- the cobA gene encoding uroporphyrinogen-III C-methyltransferase, whose translation MAKTGTIYLVGAGPGDPDLLTLRAARLIESASLIVHDGLVDRSILALARADATLVSVAKQRSKHTLPQDDINALLLREAKTGRDVVRLKGGDPLVFGRGGEEAEAARACGVPVEIVPGISAANGAAAAAQIALTHRDASSIVSFVAGQCKGLKDQDWAGLAGPGRTLVIYMGVKTAPQIAEKLMEDGLAPDMPVAVIENGARPEMRVLRGLLAGLPDLVESERVVSPALIVIGEVTARSDAHLSLTALEAAS comes from the coding sequence ATGGCAAAAACCGGAACTATCTATCTCGTGGGCGCGGGCCCGGGCGACCCCGATCTGCTGACCCTGCGCGCAGCGCGCCTGATCGAGAGTGCTTCGCTGATCGTGCATGACGGTCTGGTCGATCGCTCGATCCTTGCCCTTGCACGCGCGGATGCGACGCTGGTTTCCGTCGCGAAACAGCGCAGCAAGCACACCCTGCCGCAGGACGACATCAACGCCCTGCTGCTGCGCGAGGCCAAGACGGGGCGCGACGTCGTGCGGCTGAAGGGCGGCGATCCGCTGGTCTTCGGGCGCGGCGGGGAAGAAGCCGAGGCAGCGCGCGCCTGCGGCGTGCCGGTGGAAATCGTGCCCGGCATCAGCGCCGCGAACGGCGCGGCCGCCGCGGCACAGATCGCGCTGACCCACCGCGACGCCTCCAGCATCGTCAGCTTCGTCGCCGGCCAGTGCAAGGGGTTGAAAGACCAGGACTGGGCCGGTCTCGCTGGGCCGGGCCGTACGCTGGTCATCTACATGGGTGTGAAGACCGCGCCGCAAATCGCTGAAAAGCTGATGGAAGACGGCCTCGCCCCCGACATGCCGGTCGCGGTGATAGAGAACGGCGCCCGCCCCGAAATGCGCGTCCTTCGCGGATTGCTGGCGGGTCTGCCCGATCTCGTCGAGAGCGAGCGCGTGGTCAGTCCTGCGCTCATCGTCATTGGCGAAGTAACCGCGCGCAGCGACGCCCATCTTTCCCTGACTGCTCTGGAGGCAGCATCATGA
- a CDS encoding DUF934 domain-containing protein, whose amino-acid sequence MTDPQVPAEGGGQNALGTGPDGVQFRFRDDEPVDHAQVTVDAFLEQSNSAAVRIEPGDDVLELLPHLDRIALVEVNFPSFGDGRGYSAARTLREAGYTGEIRAVGDVLVDQLSNMRRCGFDSFAPDARLDEADAKAAFERWPHHYQAAADTQRTIAQIRHSNAPRHE is encoded by the coding sequence ATGACTGATCCGCAGGTTCCCGCTGAAGGTGGCGGCCAGAATGCGCTCGGCACCGGACCCGACGGCGTCCAGTTCCGTTTCCGCGACGACGAGCCGGTCGATCACGCGCAGGTGACGGTGGACGCTTTCCTGGAGCAGTCCAATTCCGCCGCCGTCCGGATCGAGCCGGGTGACGATGTCCTGGAACTCCTCCCGCATCTGGACCGAATTGCGCTGGTCGAGGTGAACTTCCCCAGCTTCGGCGACGGGCGCGGCTATTCCGCTGCGCGCACCCTTCGTGAAGCCGGGTACACGGGCGAAATCCGCGCCGTGGGCGATGTGCTGGTCGACCAGCTTTCCAATATGCGCCGCTGCGGCTTCGACAGCTTCGCACCCGATGCGCGGCTGGACGAGGCAGACGCCAAGGCCGCGTTCGAGCGCTGGCCGCATCACTACCAGGCGGCCGCTGACACGCAGCGCACCATTGCGCAGATCCGCCACTCGAACGCGCCGCGCCATGAATGA
- a CDS encoding DUF2849 domain-containing protein: MKILTGNDLKTGDVVWWDGSGWSRHIENAVDAGEEAETILAREEAARRVNVPYAIAAELEEGTPRPAHIKDRVRALGPTVRPDLTLKPADPQAIDWVI, translated from the coding sequence ATGAAGATCCTGACCGGAAACGATCTGAAGACCGGCGATGTTGTCTGGTGGGATGGCAGCGGCTGGTCCCGCCATATCGAGAATGCGGTCGATGCAGGGGAGGAGGCGGAAACCATCCTCGCCCGCGAGGAAGCGGCCCGCCGCGTCAACGTGCCCTATGCCATCGCGGCAGAGCTGGAAGAGGGCACCCCCCGCCCCGCCCATATCAAGGACCGCGTGCGCGCGCTGGGTCCGACCGTGCGCCCGGACCTGACTCTCAAACCCGCCGACCCCCAAGCCATCGACTGGGTGATCTGA
- a CDS encoding sulfurtransferase produces MNMLMTTPWLAQALGRNGAGDAAPDIAILDASLHLPGAGRDAAAEYERAHIPGAHFLDLAGLHDPQSSLPGKIPDAPKLRERLARLGVGPRTQVVLYDDSDLHSACRAWYLLTLHGLRGACVLDGGLAKWRAEGSPLEEGAKPLPSPGTPPPLAPDRARIRSKAEMLDNLALHEEQVVDARDVARFSGENADTVHGLPGGHIPGAKNLPFTQLFRGDGTFLPVPELAQRFREAGIDPDRRVVTTCGSGVTASVLMFALALIGARQAALYDGSWSEWGADPATPKEQGHGH; encoded by the coding sequence ATGAATATGCTGATGACGACCCCTTGGCTGGCACAGGCGCTTGGCCGGAATGGCGCAGGCGACGCGGCTCCGGACATCGCCATCCTCGATGCGTCGCTCCACCTGCCCGGTGCCGGGCGCGACGCAGCGGCCGAGTATGAGCGAGCCCATATTCCCGGCGCGCATTTTCTGGACCTTGCGGGGCTGCACGATCCGCAATCCAGCCTTCCCGGCAAGATTCCCGATGCCCCGAAACTGCGTGAGCGGCTGGCCCGGCTGGGCGTAGGACCGCGAACGCAGGTCGTGCTGTATGACGACAGCGATCTCCATTCGGCCTGCCGCGCATGGTACCTGCTGACCCTGCACGGCCTGCGCGGCGCCTGTGTCCTCGACGGGGGATTGGCGAAATGGCGCGCGGAGGGAAGCCCGCTTGAGGAAGGGGCCAAGCCGCTACCATCACCGGGCACGCCGCCCCCGCTGGCACCCGATCGCGCGCGCATTCGCAGCAAGGCAGAGATGCTGGACAACCTCGCCCTCCATGAAGAGCAGGTCGTCGATGCGCGCGATGTGGCCCGTTTCAGCGGAGAAAACGCGGATACGGTCCACGGCCTGCCCGGCGGACATATTCCCGGCGCGAAGAACCTACCCTTCACGCAGCTTTTCCGGGGCGACGGAACCTTTCTTCCCGTGCCAGAGCTGGCACAGCGGTTCCGCGAGGCCGGGATTGATCCGGACCGCCGGGTGGTGACGACCTGCGGCAGCGGCGTTACGGCATCGGTCCTGATGTTTGCGCTGGCCCTGATCGGTGCGCGGCAGGCGGCATTGTATGACGGGAGCTGGTCCGAATGGGGCGCGGATCCTGCCACACCCAAGGAACAGGGACACGGACACTGA
- a CDS encoding mechanosensitive ion channel, translated as MTATPSAPNPIPSPDASPSAVPLVDPETGERLLDPETGEQLTGVPKEQPLEFVDPETGETLLDPETGEPLSAEAVPEEVPLPEAEPAEAVAASQEVAEAVSQRSETIGSVVETLDSIALSVADMRITLWDVLIVILTLGAVAIFAWILSKGAHSLLSRFSNLDMTRRLLAEKLINLLVWSLAILIGIDLLGIDLTAFAVFSGAFGLAIGFGLQKTFGNLIAGIILLMDKSIKPGDVIAVADQAGASTFGQIRKIGIRAVSITTRDQKEYLIPNENLMVNQVENWSYSSKNVRMQVPVGISYAADIHHAEELMLRAAKACKRVQQTPPPTVWLDGYGDSSVDFIIHCWINDPEDGIGNVKSEVLKNLWDLFQEHDIEIPFPQRDLNLRGNDQFDQLIAAVAQRVGQAGKVPEKNGQSAAGED; from the coding sequence ATGACCGCCACCCCTTCCGCGCCCAATCCGATCCCCTCCCCCGATGCATCGCCCTCGGCGGTTCCGCTGGTCGATCCGGAAACGGGTGAACGCCTGCTCGATCCCGAAACGGGTGAGCAGTTGACCGGCGTGCCGAAGGAACAGCCGCTGGAATTCGTCGATCCGGAAACGGGCGAAACCCTGCTAGATCCCGAGACGGGCGAGCCGCTGAGCGCGGAAGCGGTCCCGGAAGAAGTCCCCCTTCCAGAAGCGGAACCGGCCGAAGCGGTCGCCGCGTCGCAGGAAGTCGCGGAGGCCGTGTCCCAGCGCAGCGAAACCATCGGCTCGGTGGTGGAAACTCTCGATTCCATCGCGCTCAGCGTGGCGGATATGCGCATCACGCTGTGGGACGTCCTGATCGTGATTTTGACGCTGGGCGCCGTTGCGATCTTCGCGTGGATTTTGAGCAAGGGGGCGCACAGCCTCCTGTCCCGGTTCTCCAATCTCGACATGACGCGCCGCCTGCTGGCGGAAAAGCTGATCAACCTGCTGGTCTGGTCGCTCGCCATCCTGATCGGGATTGACCTGCTGGGTATCGACCTGACCGCGTTCGCCGTTTTCTCCGGCGCGTTCGGCCTCGCCATCGGTTTCGGCCTGCAGAAGACCTTCGGCAACCTCATCGCGGGGATCATCCTGCTGATGGACAAGTCGATCAAGCCGGGCGACGTGATCGCAGTGGCCGACCAGGCGGGCGCATCCACTTTCGGCCAGATCCGCAAAATCGGCATCCGCGCCGTGTCCATCACCACGCGGGACCAGAAGGAATACCTGATCCCGAACGAAAACCTGATGGTCAACCAGGTCGAAAACTGGTCCTATTCCAGCAAGAACGTGCGGATGCAGGTGCCCGTCGGCATCTCCTACGCAGCCGACATCCATCATGCCGAGGAACTGATGCTGCGGGCGGCAAAGGCGTGCAAGCGCGTGCAGCAGACGCCTCCGCCGACCGTTTGGCTCGACGGCTATGGCGACAGCAGCGTCGATTTCATTATCCACTGCTGGATCAACGATCCCGAAGACGGCATCGGCAATGTGAAATCCGAAGTCCTGAAGAACCTGTGGGATCTGTTCCAGGAACACGACATCGAGATCCCCTTCCCCCAGCGCGACCTGAACCTGCGCGGCAACGACCAGTTCGACCAGCTGATTGCCGCAGTAGCCCAGCGTGTGGGACAGGCCGGGAAAGTGCCGGAAAAGAACGGGCAGAGCGCGGCAGGCGAAGACTAG